The following proteins come from a genomic window of Microbacterium sp. JZ31:
- a CDS encoding prepilin peptidase — protein MTASDVLLAAAHAALVVVSLILIRIDIGEHRLPDTIVLPAAIGLAAALGLVAALAGDTAPLGRAALGGIALFGLYLLLRLAFPAGLGGGDVKLAALLGMLLGWHGWADLAAGALAAFVLGGVHAAALLATGRASRDAHIAFGPWMILGAWAGLLA, from the coding sequence ATGACCGCGAGCGACGTCCTGCTGGCCGCGGCACACGCGGCGCTCGTCGTCGTGTCGCTCATCCTGATCCGCATCGACATCGGCGAACATCGACTCCCCGACACGATCGTGCTGCCTGCGGCGATCGGACTCGCCGCGGCACTCGGCCTGGTCGCGGCACTGGCGGGTGACACCGCACCGCTCGGGCGGGCCGCGCTCGGAGGGATCGCGCTGTTCGGTCTCTACCTGCTGCTGCGCCTGGCGTTTCCCGCCGGCCTCGGGGGCGGGGACGTGAAGCTCGCCGCGCTGCTCGGCATGCTGCTGGGCTGGCACGGCTGGGCGGACCTCGCCGCGGGAGCGCTCGCGGCCTTCGTCCTCGGCGGCGTGCACGCGGCCGCGCTGCTGGCGACCGGCCGGGCGAGCCGCGACGCGCACATCGCGTTCGGGCCCTGGATGATCCTCGGAGCCTGGGCGGGGCTGCTCGCGTAG
- the smpB gene encoding SsrA-binding protein SmpB, with protein sequence MPKEQGEKIVATNRRARHEYTIEKTYEAGLVLTGTEVKSLRQGRANLSDGYAYINGGEAFLDAVHIPEYSQGSWTNHSSKRIRKLLLNKDEIVKLSHAVSAGGYTLVPLRLYFLNGRAKIEIGVAKGKKEYDKRQTLRERQDKREAERAMRTRNRMGE encoded by the coding sequence ATGCCGAAGGAACAGGGCGAGAAGATCGTCGCGACCAACCGTCGCGCCCGCCACGAGTACACGATCGAGAAGACGTACGAGGCGGGCCTCGTGCTCACCGGTACCGAGGTCAAGTCGCTGCGCCAGGGTCGCGCGAACCTCAGCGACGGCTACGCCTACATCAACGGGGGCGAGGCGTTCCTCGACGCGGTGCACATTCCCGAGTACTCGCAGGGGAGCTGGACCAACCACTCGTCGAAGCGGATCCGCAAGCTGCTGCTGAACAAGGACGAGATCGTCAAGCTCAGCCACGCGGTGTCGGCGGGCGGCTACACGCTGGTGCCGCTCAGGCTGTACTTCCTCAACGGTCGCGCGAAGATCGAGATCGGCGTCGCGAAGGGCAAGAAGGAGTACGACAAGCGTCAGACGCTGCGCGAGCGCCAGGACAAGCGCGAGGCCGAGCGCGCGATGCGCACGCGCAACCGCATGGGAGAGTGA
- a CDS encoding DUF3140 domain-containing protein has protein sequence MSAEFDEAVNMTASELEKWLRTDESKSVGQSDDGGESVGHESGRRIVELLRKKKADLTDDDEAHMRKVVGYVHRHLAQRPDGDVEDTRWRYSLMNWGHDPLKD, from the coding sequence GTGAGCGCGGAGTTCGACGAGGCCGTCAACATGACGGCGAGCGAGCTGGAGAAGTGGCTGCGCACCGACGAGTCGAAGTCCGTCGGGCAGTCGGACGACGGCGGCGAGTCGGTCGGGCACGAGTCCGGCCGTCGCATCGTGGAGCTGCTGCGGAAGAAGAAGGCCGACCTGACCGACGACGACGAGGCGCACATGCGGAAGGTGGTCGGCTACGTCCACCGCCACCTCGCGCAGCGCCCGGACGGGGACGTCGAGGACACGCGGTGGCGCTACTCCCTCATGAACTGGGGTCACGACCCCCTCAAGGACTGA
- a CDS encoding YihY/virulence factor BrkB family protein has translation MAGLMAKLKVLIAWALARKPVRAFLLYSEQQGALLAGAVTYRALFSIFAGVLLGFSVAAIWLIGQPELWQALLAAVDNVIPGLVGENGIIEPSALRQPASFTLAGIISLVGLLAAAIGAVGALRTSIRLMAGTTHATSSPIVVILRDLLFAIVLGGLLLAAAVSTFLGSAFVTTVLDWIGAGQTGVAIVLTRVVTVLVTLALDTIMIAVMFWMLSGRKASPRAVWAGALVGGVGLVVLQQLSGLFVSGAGSNRLLASFASLIALLLWVNLSAQVLLIAAAYIIVGIEEGQDRVRARFAAETFAQRRVRRAESAVQAAVGELREAREAEDKEREADLRQVRESHEADG, from the coding sequence ATGGCGGGTCTGATGGCGAAGCTCAAGGTGCTGATCGCGTGGGCGCTCGCCCGCAAGCCCGTCCGGGCCTTCCTGCTGTACTCCGAGCAGCAGGGCGCGCTGCTGGCGGGAGCCGTCACGTACCGCGCGCTGTTCTCGATCTTCGCGGGCGTGCTGCTCGGCTTCTCCGTCGCCGCCATCTGGCTCATCGGCCAGCCGGAGCTCTGGCAGGCTCTGCTCGCCGCCGTCGACAACGTCATCCCCGGCCTCGTCGGCGAAAACGGAATCATCGAGCCCTCGGCGCTGCGGCAGCCCGCCAGCTTCACGCTCGCCGGCATCATCTCGCTGGTCGGTCTGCTCGCGGCGGCGATCGGCGCGGTGGGCGCCCTGCGCACATCCATCCGCCTGATGGCCGGGACCACGCACGCCACGTCGTCGCCCATCGTGGTGATCCTGCGCGACCTGCTGTTCGCGATCGTGCTGGGAGGTCTGCTGCTGGCCGCGGCCGTCTCGACCTTCCTCGGCTCGGCGTTCGTCACGACCGTGCTCGACTGGATCGGCGCCGGCCAGACCGGCGTCGCGATCGTGCTGACGCGCGTGGTCACGGTGCTCGTCACGCTCGCCCTGGACACGATCATGATCGCCGTCATGTTCTGGATGCTGTCGGGCAGGAAGGCCTCGCCGCGCGCCGTGTGGGCGGGCGCGCTCGTCGGCGGCGTGGGGCTCGTCGTGCTGCAGCAGCTCTCGGGCCTGTTCGTCAGCGGGGCGGGCTCCAACCGGCTGCTCGCCTCGTTCGCCTCGCTGATCGCCCTGCTGCTGTGGGTGAACCTGTCGGCGCAGGTCCTGCTGATCGCCGCGGCGTACATCATCGTCGGCATCGAGGAGGGGCAGGACCGCGTCCGCGCCCGCTTCGCGGCCGAGACGTTCGCCCAGCGGCGCGTCCGCCGCGCCGAGAGCGCGGTCCAGGCGGCCGTCGGCGAGCTGCGCGAGGCACGCGAGGCGGAGGACAAGGAGCGCGAAGCGGACCTGCGTCAAGTCCGTGAGAGCCACGAGGCGGACGGCTAG
- a CDS encoding CYTH domain-containing protein gives MTEPSRSVEIERKFDVDAGTPVPDWSGVPGVASVSSGEIRHLDALYLDTDDVALAHSGVALRRRTGGPDEGWHIKGPLVDGARTELHWPLGEGPDVPDTVSRVVAEYTTAPLHPLARIVNDRTAYALLDADGGVLAEFVDDHVRTTDLRTGDAREWHEWEIELGPAAPVEAAARETFFAAVTDAAFAAGARAAGSTSKLARALGR, from the coding sequence GTGACCGAACCCTCCCGCTCGGTCGAGATCGAGCGCAAGTTCGACGTGGACGCGGGCACGCCCGTGCCCGACTGGTCGGGCGTGCCGGGCGTGGCGTCCGTCTCCTCCGGCGAGATCCGCCACCTGGACGCGCTCTACCTCGACACGGACGACGTCGCGCTGGCGCATTCCGGCGTCGCGCTGCGGCGCCGCACGGGCGGGCCCGATGAGGGGTGGCACATCAAGGGGCCGCTCGTCGACGGTGCGCGCACCGAGCTGCACTGGCCGCTCGGCGAGGGCCCGGATGTCCCGGACACGGTGTCGCGCGTGGTCGCGGAGTACACGACCGCGCCGCTGCACCCGCTCGCGCGCATCGTCAACGACCGCACGGCGTACGCGCTGCTCGACGCGGACGGGGGAGTGCTCGCGGAGTTCGTCGACGACCATGTGCGCACGACCGACCTGCGCACGGGCGATGCCCGCGAGTGGCACGAGTGGGAGATCGAGCTCGGACCCGCCGCCCCGGTGGAGGCCGCCGCGCGCGAGACGTTCTTCGCGGCCGTGACGGACGCCGCGTTCGCCGCGGGCGCCCGCGCCGCCGGCTCGACATCGAAGCTCGCTCGCGCGCTGGGTCGCTGA
- a CDS encoding response regulator, giving the protein MAIARLTGGPLDGQVLPLETPDLEQLILPYSEGQVVYERDGDPAHTGDADGPTEVAFRFTEEPQEVTPNDDDVRPGE; this is encoded by the coding sequence ATGGCTATCGCACGACTGACTGGTGGACCCCTCGACGGACAGGTCCTTCCCCTGGAGACCCCCGACCTCGAGCAGCTGATCCTGCCCTACTCGGAGGGGCAGGTCGTCTACGAGCGCGACGGCGACCCGGCTCACACCGGCGACGCGGATGGACCGACCGAGGTGGCCTTCCGCTTCACGGAGGAGCCGCAGGAGGTCACTCCCAACGACGACGACGTCCGTCCGGGCGAGTGA
- a CDS encoding DUF1905 domain-containing protein encodes MGVRIEFEAKVYRWDARTESWFFLDVPADISSDLRELPAPPRGFGSLRVEARIGGTTWRTSIFPGRETYALPLKRAVRDAERLAEGEAATVHLHVLEL; translated from the coding sequence ATGGGCGTGCGCATCGAGTTCGAGGCGAAGGTCTACCGCTGGGATGCCCGCACGGAGTCGTGGTTCTTCCTCGATGTGCCGGCCGACATCTCGAGCGATCTGCGGGAGCTGCCGGCCCCGCCGCGAGGGTTCGGGTCGCTGCGCGTCGAGGCGCGCATCGGCGGAACCACGTGGCGCACGTCGATCTTCCCGGGGCGCGAGACGTACGCGCTGCCGTTGAAGCGCGCCGTGCGCGATGCCGAGAGGCTCGCCGAGGGAGAGGCCGCGACGGTGCACCTCCACGTGCTCGAGCTCTGA
- a CDS encoding LLM class flavin-dependent oxidoreductase, translating into MTRQIRFNAFDMNCVAHQSSGLWRHPEDRSRQYNTLEYWTELAKLLESGTFDGIFIADVLGTYDVYGGTNEAAIRNGAQVPVNDPILLVSAMAAVTEHLGFGITAGTAFEHPYPFARRLTTLDHLTRGRVGWNVVTGYLPSAARNMGQEDQLKHDDRYDHADEYVEVLYKLWEGSWEDDAVIEDRERGVFTDPAKVHPIGHEGTHFKVPGIHISEPSPQRTPVIYQAGASPRGVRFAAENAEAIFVAAPSKEVLAGTVKRIRDALEAAGRDRYDAKIYTLLTVITAATHEEAVAKHAEYLEYASAEGALTFLSGWMGVDLSQYRPDEPVGNVESNAIQSVLHHLQEEADLGREWTVGDLGRHNAIGGLGPTVVGSGVEIADELQSWVAETDIDGFNLAYAITPGTWEDIIEHVIPVLRERGVYPDAYEEGTLRHKLHGAGDRVKDSHRAARYRIGAAVPVA; encoded by the coding sequence ATGACCCGGCAGATCCGCTTCAACGCATTCGACATGAACTGCGTCGCCCACCAGTCCTCGGGGCTCTGGCGCCACCCGGAGGACCGCTCGCGGCAGTACAACACGCTGGAGTACTGGACCGAGCTCGCGAAGCTCCTCGAGAGCGGCACGTTCGACGGCATCTTCATCGCGGACGTGCTCGGCACCTACGACGTCTACGGCGGCACGAACGAGGCCGCGATCCGCAACGGCGCACAGGTGCCCGTGAACGACCCGATCCTGCTGGTGAGCGCGATGGCCGCGGTCACCGAGCACCTCGGGTTCGGCATCACGGCCGGCACCGCGTTCGAGCACCCCTACCCGTTCGCGCGGCGCCTCACGACGCTCGACCATCTCACGAGGGGGCGCGTGGGCTGGAACGTCGTCACCGGCTACCTGCCGAGCGCGGCCCGCAACATGGGGCAGGAGGACCAGCTGAAGCACGACGACCGCTACGACCACGCGGACGAGTACGTCGAGGTGCTCTACAAGCTCTGGGAGGGCTCCTGGGAGGACGACGCGGTGATCGAGGACCGCGAGCGGGGCGTGTTCACCGACCCCGCGAAGGTCCATCCGATCGGGCACGAGGGGACGCACTTCAAGGTGCCCGGGATCCACATCTCCGAGCCCTCGCCGCAGCGTACCCCGGTGATCTACCAGGCGGGCGCGTCGCCGCGCGGCGTGCGCTTCGCGGCGGAGAACGCCGAGGCGATCTTCGTCGCGGCGCCGTCGAAGGAGGTGCTCGCCGGCACCGTGAAGCGCATCCGCGACGCTCTCGAGGCCGCCGGCCGCGACCGCTACGACGCGAAGATCTACACGCTGCTGACGGTGATCACGGCCGCGACCCACGAGGAGGCGGTCGCCAAGCACGCCGAGTACCTCGAGTACGCGAGCGCCGAGGGCGCCCTGACGTTCCTGTCGGGGTGGATGGGCGTCGACCTGTCGCAGTACCGCCCCGACGAGCCCGTCGGCAACGTCGAGTCGAACGCGATCCAGTCGGTGCTGCACCACCTGCAGGAGGAGGCCGACCTCGGTCGCGAGTGGACCGTGGGCGATCTCGGCAGGCACAACGCGATCGGCGGGCTCGGCCCGACGGTCGTCGGTTCCGGCGTCGAGATCGCGGACGAGCTGCAGTCGTGGGTCGCGGAGACCGACATCGACGGCTTCAACCTCGCGTACGCGATCACGCCGGGCACGTGGGAGGACATCATCGAGCACGTCATCCCCGTGCTGCGGGAGCGAGGCGTGTATCCCGACGCCTACGAGGAGGGAACGCTGCGTCACAAGCTGCACGGCGCGGGCGATCGCGTGAAGGACTCGCACCGCGCCGCGCGCTACCGGATCGGCGCCGCGGTGCCCGTCGCCTGA
- a CDS encoding DUF2945 domain-containing protein, whose product MGDDEKFRKGDDVTWSSHGQTVHGEVVEKITEDTEAAGRTVRASKDEPQYRVRSDKSGKDAVHKPSALKEDS is encoded by the coding sequence ATGGGTGACGACGAGAAGTTCCGCAAGGGTGACGACGTGACGTGGTCCAGCCACGGGCAGACGGTGCACGGTGAGGTCGTCGAGAAGATCACCGAGGACACCGAGGCGGCAGGTCGGACGGTGCGCGCGTCGAAGGACGAGCCGCAGTACCGGGTGCGCAGCGACAAGAGCGGCAAGGATGCGGTGCACAAGCCGTCCGCTCTCAAGGAGGACTCGTGA